In Dama dama isolate Ldn47 chromosome 22, ASM3311817v1, whole genome shotgun sequence, the genomic window ACAGCAGTAAGAGCACACAGCACCAGCCTGATCACCATGGCCCTCCCTTGTGCTTGATGGGAGATGGAAGCCCAGCTCAGGGCAGGGCTCCTCCTGAGCCCACGGGGCTGTGTGTCTTTCAGGAGCCCTGGAGGATCCATCCAAAACATTGTGGAGGCACAGCTACCACCTGAGACTGAGGATTGTGGGGGTGGCTGTTtgcggggagggggcagagacAGACCTGTCTTCTGTATTTTGCCCAGTAAGAAGGTGTTTATTATATACCATGTGTGAAATGCTACATAAAATGTGTTGTAAGTCACCGTCCAGTGGGTTATAAGGTGAACTGTTACATACTTATGGGtcattaagaaagaaaacattgcTGGTTAGACCAGAGCGCATTGATTGTCAGATGCAGCTGAGTGTCAAGGATGCTAACAGGAGAAGAAAGGACATTTCAGAATTGATGAGCTGCAGGGTGACCCCAGGTCTGATACCCCTGCAGCCATCCACTCATTCACTCGCTCATCGATGGGTGCCACCAGCATCTCTGATGCACAGGGTTCTGGTGGGTGCTGACGGGAGGCCCAGGACCGACTCACCTGTGGACCCACTACCATgactcccctcccccatcaggaagagaaaataacAGGGTTTGAAGCTTACAAGGATGGTGAGAGGGGAAAACCCAGAGAGATGCATGGAGCATGCTGGGAACAGAGTTGTGGAGTTGAAAAGGAGGCGTTGGCTCCACCAGCTTGGGGTGGGTgtcagggaggacttcctggtgggGCTGAGTTGGAAAGAACCTGGAGGATTTTGACTCAGGGGAAAGGAGGGACTGGATTTCCAGGTAGCAGAACCAGTCTGAGCAAAGGCTGGGAGGTCGGACCTCATGAGGTGTGGTGGGGAAGGAGTGGCAGTTTGGCTGGAGCCGGGGATCAGGGAAGAAAATGCGACCTACAGGCTTGGGCAGGAGATTCCTGGGAACTGGAAGTCAGGGCAAGAGTGGGAATGGGGataggggaggggagaggtgaggTGTGAGAGCCCGGAAGTGGCTGGGATGACACCACTCCATGAGCTGGAGAACAGAGGAGAGAAGTGGGGTTGGGGAGCAGCTCTAAGTGGGGAGCAAATGCCAGCCCAACCCAGTTCTAGTACTTGCTAGCCGTGTGACTTGGCCAAGCCCAAagatgtcctctgccagctttCACAGTTGCTCACTGGATTGTTGGGGGTCGGGGGTTGGGGGTGAtggatgggagggggttcaaGGTACAGAAGGGAACTAACCAAATGGAGTCAGTTCACTAAAGCACAGAGGGGTCACCTCCTttctgaaggtcacacagctggcctCAAGGCTGGTCAGGCTGGGGCTGCAGCCCCTGTGGTCAAAAACAGTGAGGGCTGCCTTGTCCAGTGACACTTTTCAGGCTACTACCTTCTCTCTTGGTCTCTCTCCTGATTTCTCACCCATGCTTCTGTCTCCCATGACTTCTTTCCGTCTACCCCCTAACATCCcataccatcttttttttttttctactctggGTTGTCTatttcccctccccatccccatcatCATTTTCCTACCCTCCACTTTCTACatctctctgtctcctctccttccttccctgtctCTTCCCTTTTCAGGTACAACCACTCTGAACAGGGCCCATCCGAACAACAAGGAGGGCCAGCAGGACACGGACCCCTGGAGAGCTGCCCGTAGCCCTTTGGATACCTCCAAGCTCAAGTACCAGGCCCCAGTCTCCCCAAAGACATCCTTGTACCAAGGAGACAGCCCCCGAAGCAGCTCCCTGGGGCGGGCCTCCCTGGAGGAGATCCCGCCTCCACCCCCTTCAGCCGTCAGCTGGGGATCCCCCTGGAGGGACTCAGACCCGGAATCCCTGAAGAAGGGGAGCTTCAGACCCTCCTCGAGGGAGAGCAGGGCTTCTTTACGAGAAGGGGCTCAGCCGTGCCAGGCACCGAAGAAAGACCCCAACTTGGGGGCCCAGGGCCAGAGCGGCAGCAGCATTCCCAACAACATTCGTCACAAGTTTGGGAGCAACGTGGTGGACCAGCTGGTCTCCGAAGAGCAGGTGCCAGAATGGGGCTCAGGAAGCTAAGGGTGGCAGGAGGGTCAAGGATGGAGATGAGCAATGAGGACCCCAAAGGAAGTGGCTCTTGAGTACAGAGTCCCTGTAATAATATCATCAGAATAGTGTTTACCGCACACTTGCTATGGCCCAGGCACTGTGCACTGTTTAGTATCCACATCTAACCGTTCAATTTTCCCAGTAAGGGAGATTCTATAataatcctcattttacagattagaagcCCAAGCTTTAGCAGGCTTAAGTAAATTAACCCAAGTTAAATGGGATCCAAACTGGCTGGCAGATTCTGGAGCCCTGGTCTGTAATGATTTTGCACTTACAAGATTTATGTTAGAATTAGATGCTTTTAACTTAAGTCTCCTCAAGGGAACAGGAGTGACTGGGAATCAGAAGATTTaggtttgaattctggctctgccCCTGAATCCTGGGAGACTTTGTATCGCTACTTCTCTCTGGACCCAGTCTCTACATCTGTCAAGTGAGGCTGACTAGATCAGGCTGGCAAATAACAGCCTGAATTCACGGCAGACATCACCAATCGATGCTGGCGCTTTTCCCGCACTTGATACATCATTGCAGGAACTCAGTGCTGATCAACTGAAAGCTGAGAGAAAATTTACCTGCCTACCTGCCATTTCTGGCCAAACAGAGATATTTTGAGGCATTTTGAGGCATATTTTCAAAGTCACCATCTCAACCCTCATAATGGATACATTGTACAACAGGCCAGGCACTAgtcactgtttatttttttgctgttgtttggtggctaagtcatgtgcgactcttttcaactccatggactgcagcacaccaggctgccctgtccttcaccatctttttGAACAGATGATAAatctggagctcagagaggtgaaatgatctgcctggggtcacacagaacaAGTAGAAGAGCCAGGGTCAGAAAGGCTATGGGTGGGTCCCTTTCTACTTTATCATCTTAAGGTGGGGTGACCCTTGCACCTGTTAGTCTGGGAGGTCAAAATCCTAAAACCCCCGCTCCACTTGGAGGGTCTTGCCCCAACTTGAGGTTGGCAGtatggtcactctctctctctctgcccttcttAGCTTTGGGTACATGCCATTTCTCTCTTTGGCCATCATTGTCTTGGGCTTAAATCAAGAGACctgtgttttgctttcttttgtatCCAGCTGTGACCCAGATCACAAGTTATCATCAGGCCAGCAAACATTAGAACTGGAAGTTACTTCAAAGACCACCCAGTTCTGCCCCCACCCTCATTTTAAGAGTAGGGGAACTGAAGCCCAGAGGGGAGCAGAGACTTGCCCAAATTAGCAGCTGGTATATGGCAGAGTTGGGACCCAAACCAGGTTTCCTGGCTCCTAGGCCTGGGCTCAACCACTCCTATCATTGTAGGAGGCCAGCCAGGGCTTCCTTCTCCAACTGTATGCTGGGTTGAGTCCCTGCCCTGAGGCccagtttccttatttataaattgTGGAAATAATACCAGCTTATAAAAATGTCCCCTGGTGATgttccatagggcttccctggtagctcacaaggtaaagaatcctcctgcaatgtaggagacctgtgttcgattcctgggtcaaaaagatcccttggagaagggaatggcaacccactccagtattcttgcccagaaaatcccatggacagaggagcctggtgggctatagtccatgggatcgcaaagagttggacaagactgagcaactgacgcgTTCACACGTTCAATGTAGGGAGATTGAATGTAG contains:
- the CIMIP4 gene encoding ciliary microtubule inner protein 4 encodes the protein MELGHRAGTTTLNRAHPNNKEGQQDTDPWRAARSPLDTSKLKYQAPVSPKTSLYQGDSPRSSSLGRASLEEIPPPPPSAVSWGSPWRDSDPESLKKGSFRPSSRESRASLREGAQPCQAPKKDPNLGAQGQSGSSIPNNIRHKFGSNVVDQLVSEEQARKAIGEALEDQKRASSWPSRIQSPTEITSIFSDYYDLGYNMRSNLFQGAPQETKSLMKASYTPEVIEKSVRDLEHWHGRKTDDLGRWHQKNAMNMNLQKALDEKEKSKNKNSK